A genomic segment from Actinoplanes sichuanensis encodes:
- a CDS encoding FAD-binding oxidoreductase, giving the protein MSALDDLAVKAGDDDVVAGVPARLVAAPATTEEAAALIAASRDLAVVIRGGGTKIHQGPPPRELDLIIDTRRLAGVVEHAAGDLITVVRAGTPMAELHGLPGQQLALDAPATATAGGTVAANASGPRRLRYGTARDLLIGITVVRPDGRITKSGGKVVKNVAGYDLGKLYTGSQGTLGLITECVFRLHPVPLFTLFVRAIAPPTHAANVLTAQSAASALEINAAPGAEPELAVLVEGTETGVRDRATALARLLNGEVTDTPPPWWDTPPWPATGDALALKLTGTLSGVPSLVSTAVEAGLTVRGSAGTGVLYAGAPVDPAATAHVVEVLRAVATVVGGHAVVLTAPPSVRGMIDMWGPVPGLDLMRRVKDRFDPDHRFAPGRFVGGI; this is encoded by the coding sequence GTGAGCGCTCTGGATGATCTCGCGGTCAAGGCCGGGGACGACGATGTCGTCGCCGGGGTTCCGGCTCGCCTCGTCGCGGCACCCGCGACCACCGAGGAGGCGGCCGCGCTGATCGCCGCGAGCCGGGATCTCGCCGTGGTGATCCGGGGCGGCGGCACGAAGATCCACCAGGGCCCGCCACCACGCGAGCTCGACCTGATCATCGACACGCGACGGCTGGCCGGCGTCGTCGAGCACGCCGCCGGTGACCTGATCACCGTGGTCCGGGCCGGCACCCCGATGGCCGAGCTGCACGGTCTGCCCGGCCAGCAACTCGCCCTGGACGCGCCCGCGACGGCGACGGCCGGCGGCACGGTCGCGGCGAACGCCAGCGGACCCCGGCGTCTGCGTTACGGCACGGCCCGCGATCTGCTGATCGGTATCACCGTCGTCCGGCCGGACGGCCGGATCACCAAATCCGGCGGCAAGGTGGTCAAGAACGTCGCCGGATACGACCTGGGCAAGCTCTACACCGGATCGCAGGGCACGCTCGGGCTCATCACCGAATGCGTCTTCCGGTTGCATCCGGTCCCGCTCTTCACCCTTTTCGTACGGGCGATCGCCCCACCCACCCACGCGGCGAACGTCCTGACCGCCCAGTCCGCAGCGAGCGCCCTGGAGATCAACGCCGCCCCCGGCGCCGAACCGGAGTTGGCCGTCCTCGTCGAGGGCACCGAGACCGGCGTCCGCGACCGTGCCACCGCCCTGGCCCGTCTGCTGAACGGCGAGGTGACCGACACACCGCCCCCGTGGTGGGACACGCCGCCCTGGCCGGCGACCGGTGACGCCCTGGCCCTCAAGCTGACCGGCACCCTCTCCGGAGTCCCGTCCCTGGTCAGCACAGCGGTCGAGGCCGGCCTGACGGTCCGGGGCTCGGCCGGGACCGGAGTCCTCTACGCCGGCGCCCCCGTCGATCCGGCGGCCACGGCCCACGTCGTGGAAGTCCTGCGGGCGGTGGCCACGGTGGTCGGCGGGCACGCGGTGGTGCTGACCGCGCCGCCTTCCGTGCGGGGCATGATCGACATGTGGGGCCCGGTGCCCGGCCTCGATCTGATGCGTCGGGTGAAGGACCGGTTCGACCCTGATCACCGCTTCGCGCCCGGCCGCTTCGTGGGAGGTATCTGA
- a CDS encoding (Fe-S)-binding protein has product MPETTDPEPLPLDTPRGTGTPPAEALPAPRVPGGAPDRLGTASAASTTDVLRAAESGTAFDGHHPPSADLVSDCVHCGFCLTTCPTYVLWGEEMDSPRGRIHLIGQGLSGEPLSDSMVGHFDNCLGCMACVTACPSGVRYDRLIEDTRAQVERRHQRGTRDRALRAAIFALFPYPKRLRLLRGPLRAYQSLGLQRLVERTGILQRLAPTLATLDSLAPRLRGVPRPPARVRARGERRAVVGMLTGCVQSAFFPDVNSATVRVLAAEGCEVLIPPSQGCCGALSMHNGRREEARRFARQLIDTFERTGMDYFVVNAAGCGSSLKEYGELLADDPEWAGKAAAFTAKVRDLSELLVELGPVARRHPLPMSVAYHDACHLGHAQGVRAQPRALLNGIPELEVRPIAEAEICCGSAGVWNVLNPEPAAELGDRKADAVLATGAELLVTANPGCLMQVAAAVRRRGGVIALAHTAHVLDASIRNLGPSSLLTCPDPPRR; this is encoded by the coding sequence ATGCCCGAGACCACCGATCCCGAGCCGCTCCCCCTCGACACTCCCCGGGGCACCGGGACCCCGCCCGCTGAGGCGCTGCCCGCACCACGGGTGCCCGGCGGTGCGCCGGACCGCCTCGGGACAGCGTCGGCCGCTTCCACGACGGACGTGCTTCGGGCCGCGGAGAGCGGGACGGCGTTCGACGGCCATCATCCGCCCAGCGCCGACCTGGTGTCCGATTGTGTTCACTGCGGTTTCTGTCTGACGACGTGCCCCACCTATGTGCTGTGGGGCGAGGAGATGGACTCGCCACGCGGCCGGATCCACCTGATCGGGCAGGGTCTCTCCGGTGAGCCGCTCAGCGATTCGATGGTCGGGCACTTCGACAACTGCCTCGGCTGCATGGCCTGTGTCACCGCCTGCCCGTCCGGGGTGCGTTACGACCGGCTGATCGAGGACACCCGCGCCCAGGTGGAGCGCCGCCACCAGCGCGGAACCCGGGATCGGGCCCTGCGGGCGGCGATCTTCGCGCTGTTCCCATACCCGAAACGGCTCCGGCTTCTCCGGGGGCCGCTCCGGGCGTACCAGAGTCTGGGTCTGCAAAGGCTCGTCGAACGCACCGGAATCCTGCAGCGGCTCGCGCCCACCCTGGCCACCCTTGATTCCCTCGCGCCGCGTCTGCGCGGTGTACCGCGCCCGCCGGCGCGCGTCCGGGCGCGCGGCGAACGGCGCGCGGTCGTCGGCATGCTGACCGGTTGTGTTCAGTCGGCGTTCTTCCCGGACGTCAATTCCGCGACGGTACGGGTGCTCGCCGCCGAAGGCTGTGAGGTGCTGATTCCGCCGAGCCAGGGCTGTTGCGGCGCGCTGAGCATGCACAACGGGCGCCGGGAGGAGGCCCGACGGTTCGCGCGACAGCTGATCGACACGTTCGAGCGGACCGGGATGGACTACTTCGTGGTCAATGCCGCGGGTTGCGGTTCCTCGCTGAAGGAGTACGGCGAACTGCTCGCCGACGACCCGGAGTGGGCCGGGAAGGCCGCCGCGTTCACCGCGAAGGTCCGCGACCTGTCCGAGTTGCTCGTCGAACTCGGCCCGGTGGCCCGCCGGCATCCGCTGCCGATGTCGGTCGCCTACCACGACGCCTGCCATCTCGGGCATGCTCAGGGGGTTCGCGCTCAGCCACGGGCATTGCTGAACGGCATTCCGGAGCTCGAGGTGCGGCCGATCGCCGAGGCGGAGATCTGCTGCGGTTCGGCCGGGGTCTGGAACGTCCTCAACCCGGAGCCGGCCGCCGAACTCGGGGACCGCAAGGCCGACGCGGTGCTCGCCACCGGCGCGGAACTGCTGGTCACCGCCAATCCGGGGTGCCTGATGCAGGTCGCCGCCGCGGTTCGTCGGCGGGGCGGGGTGATCGCCCTGGCGCACACCGCCCACGTCCTGGACGCCTCGATCCGAAACCTGGGCCCCAGCTCCCTGCTCACCTGCCCCGACCCACCGCGACGGTGA
- a CDS encoding cellulose binding domain-containing protein has translation MQRRKWTVLSLVTALLTLGGFAVATSASAAAGCAVKYTVSSQWQGGFGAAVDVTNLGDPVAGWSLVFTFSSGQTITQLWNGSVTQSGSTVTVRNAAWNGALATNGKASFGFNGSWTGSNPVPASFSLNGVTCTGGVVVEPSDGTGTPNPSPSTGTVTRIMALGDSITGSPGCWRALLWQQLPAAKVDFVGTLPGDGCGFPYDGEHEGHGGYLVTNVAGQNQLPAWISASRPDVVLMHFGTNDAWSNIPAATILNAYTTLVGQMRAYNPKMKIIVAQIIPLNPPTCTDCGQRVVTLNAAIPAWAASLSTAASPVTVVDQWTGFNTTTDTYDGVHPNDAGNVKIAARWLPAVQAAIS, from the coding sequence GTGCAAAGACGAAAATGGACTGTCCTCAGTCTCGTCACGGCCCTGCTGACCCTCGGCGGTTTCGCCGTCGCCACCAGCGCGAGCGCGGCCGCCGGCTGCGCCGTCAAGTACACGGTCAGCAGCCAGTGGCAGGGTGGCTTCGGCGCCGCCGTCGACGTCACCAACCTCGGCGATCCGGTCGCCGGCTGGTCGCTGGTGTTCACGTTCTCGTCCGGGCAGACCATCACCCAGCTGTGGAACGGATCGGTCACCCAGTCCGGGTCCACGGTCACGGTTCGCAACGCCGCCTGGAACGGTGCGCTGGCCACCAACGGCAAGGCGTCGTTCGGCTTCAACGGATCGTGGACCGGCAGCAACCCGGTGCCCGCAAGCTTCAGCCTCAACGGCGTCACCTGCACCGGAGGAGTCGTGGTGGAACCCAGCGACGGCACCGGCACACCCAACCCGTCGCCCAGCACCGGCACCGTCACCCGGATCATGGCGCTCGGCGACTCGATCACCGGTTCACCCGGCTGCTGGCGCGCCCTGCTCTGGCAGCAGCTCCCGGCGGCCAAGGTCGACTTCGTCGGCACCCTGCCCGGCGACGGCTGCGGCTTCCCCTACGACGGGGAGCACGAGGGTCACGGCGGTTACCTGGTCACCAACGTCGCCGGCCAGAACCAGCTGCCGGCCTGGATCTCCGCCAGCCGGCCGGACGTGGTGCTGATGCACTTCGGGACCAACGACGCGTGGAGCAACATCCCGGCCGCCACGATCCTGAACGCCTACACCACGCTGGTCGGGCAGATGCGGGCGTACAACCCGAAGATGAAGATCATCGTCGCGCAGATCATCCCGCTCAATCCGCCCACCTGCACCGACTGCGGTCAGCGCGTAGTCACTCTCAACGCCGCCATCCCGGCCTGGGCCGCGTCGTTGAGCACCGCCGCCTCCCCGGTCACCGTGGTCGACCAGTGGACCGGCTTCAACACCACCACCGACACGTACGACGGCGTGCACCCGAACGACGCCGGCAACGTGAAGATCGCCGCCCGCTGGCTGCCGGCCGTCCAGGCCGCGATCAGCTGA
- a CDS encoding suppressor of fused domain protein — protein MSRGDGVLRHESVHDGFVAAQGQRQEIAEAIDRHIEEHFGTVDFVYHEVGSHLVGVHVYVIAPTEARPFRTLITSGMSELPMTVPAGVSPYAEVMLCLPADWPMGESYPSETAPDWPIAVLKQVARLPHEYRTWIGEWHSIPNGDPAETYAPDVPFCGVVITPMLRTTAEARVITAPDGTEINLLAVIPLHRDEIAVKIEQGTDALIEVLDRGRVTELLDPGRPSFAVVE, from the coding sequence ATGAGTCGAGGGGACGGCGTGTTGCGGCACGAGTCGGTGCATGACGGTTTCGTGGCGGCGCAGGGCCAGCGGCAGGAGATCGCCGAAGCCATCGACAGGCACATCGAGGAGCATTTCGGTACGGTCGACTTCGTCTACCACGAGGTCGGGTCACACCTGGTGGGCGTGCACGTCTACGTGATCGCGCCGACCGAGGCCCGGCCGTTCCGGACACTGATCACCTCGGGCATGAGCGAGTTGCCGATGACCGTGCCGGCCGGGGTCAGCCCGTACGCCGAGGTCATGCTCTGTCTTCCGGCGGACTGGCCGATGGGCGAGTCATACCCGAGCGAGACCGCCCCGGACTGGCCGATCGCGGTGCTCAAGCAGGTGGCGCGCTTGCCGCACGAGTACCGCACCTGGATCGGCGAGTGGCACTCGATTCCGAACGGCGACCCGGCCGAGACGTACGCCCCCGACGTCCCGTTCTGCGGTGTGGTGATCACCCCGATGCTGCGGACCACGGCCGAGGCCCGGGTCATCACCGCCCCCGACGGCACCGAGATCAACCTGCTCGCGGTGATCCCGCTGCACCGCGACGAGATCGCCGTGAAGATCGAGCAGGGCACCGACGCGCTGATCGAGGTATTGGATCGTGGCCGGGTGACCGAACTGCTGGACCCGGGACGGCCGTCGTTCGCCGTGGTGGAATAG
- a CDS encoding DUF1801 domain-containing protein, translating into MAEPKTTRNDGDVPAFLAAVADPKRRADAEAACALMAEATGAEPVMWGSAIIGFGAYHYRYASGRSGDWPAVGMSPRKQALTLYISAGFDGYPELLDRLGPHSTGKSCLYLKRLADVDHEVLKALVAAGFRHLDGQTLTTEQQ; encoded by the coding sequence ATGGCGGAACCGAAGACCACACGTAACGACGGGGACGTGCCCGCTTTCCTGGCCGCGGTCGCCGATCCGAAACGGCGGGCCGACGCGGAGGCGGCGTGCGCGCTGATGGCCGAGGCGACCGGTGCCGAGCCGGTGATGTGGGGCTCGGCGATCATCGGGTTCGGCGCTTACCACTACCGGTATGCGTCCGGCCGGTCCGGTGACTGGCCGGCGGTCGGGATGTCGCCGCGCAAACAGGCGCTGACCCTCTACATCTCGGCCGGCTTCGACGGCTATCCGGAACTGCTGGACCGGCTCGGCCCGCATAGCACCGGCAAATCCTGCCTCTATCTGAAGCGACTCGCCGACGTCGATCACGAGGTCCTGAAAGCGCTGGTGGCGGCCGGTTTCCGGCATCTGGACGGACAGACGCTCACTACCGAACAGCAATAG
- the smpB gene encoding SsrA-binding protein SmpB — protein sequence MPRETGVKLVASNKKARHDYAILKTYEAGLVLAGTEVKSLRLGRASLVDTFAQEHEGEIMLYGLHIAEYGFGSWTNHAPRRTRKLLLHKVEIIKILNQLKDGSGLTLVPLSLYFKDGWAKIELGLARGLKSYDKRQVMAERDAKKEIAKEMGRRLKGRR from the coding sequence ATGCCTAGGGAGACGGGCGTCAAGCTGGTCGCGTCGAACAAGAAGGCCCGGCACGACTACGCCATCCTGAAGACCTACGAGGCCGGATTGGTGCTGGCCGGCACCGAGGTGAAGTCCCTGCGTCTGGGCCGGGCGTCGCTGGTCGACACGTTCGCGCAGGAGCACGAGGGCGAGATCATGCTCTACGGGCTGCACATCGCGGAGTACGGGTTCGGCTCGTGGACCAATCACGCGCCGCGCCGCACCCGGAAACTGCTCCTCCACAAGGTCGAGATCATCAAGATCCTCAACCAGCTGAAGGACGGGTCGGGCCTCACCCTGGTGCCACTGTCGCTGTACTTCAAGGACGGCTGGGCCAAGATCGAGCTGGGACTGGCTCGGGGCCTCAAGTCGTACGACAAAAGGCAGGTGATGGCCGAGCGGGACGCCAAGAAGGAGATCGCGAAGGAGATGGGCCGGCGCCTGAAAGGCCGCCGGTAG
- a CDS encoding LLM class flavin-dependent oxidoreductase codes for MLAVEFGLDTFGDVNGKPYAQVIRDVVEQGVLADRLGLDFFGVGEHHRDDYAISSPEIVLAAIAARTERIRLGTAVTVLSSDDPVRVFERFATLDAVSGGRAEIMLGRGSFTESFPLFGYDLADYERLFAEKLDLMAELLDEGPVTWTGSIRPPLRDQQVYPKTGSGRIRTWIGVGGSPESVVRAAQYGLPLVLAIIGGAPARFAPYTDLYRRALNELEQEPQPIAVHCPGFVAATDREAVDILWPHARRNLDRIGRERGWPPATRSRFEADVTEGAWHVGSPETVAQKIAATVKALEVDRFDLKYSHGPLPTEHLTRCIELYATEVIPRVRELLA; via the coding sequence ATCTTGGCGGTGGAATTCGGTCTCGACACTTTCGGCGACGTCAACGGCAAGCCCTACGCCCAGGTCATCCGGGACGTCGTCGAGCAGGGTGTGCTCGCCGACCGACTCGGTCTCGACTTCTTCGGCGTCGGCGAGCATCACCGCGACGACTATGCGATCTCCTCTCCGGAGATCGTCCTCGCGGCGATCGCCGCGCGGACCGAGCGGATCCGGCTGGGCACGGCGGTCACGGTCCTGAGTTCCGATGATCCGGTACGGGTCTTCGAGCGCTTCGCCACACTCGACGCGGTGTCCGGCGGCCGGGCCGAGATCATGCTCGGCCGCGGATCGTTCACCGAGTCGTTCCCGCTGTTCGGCTACGACCTGGCCGACTACGAGCGGTTGTTCGCCGAGAAGCTGGACCTGATGGCGGAGCTGCTCGACGAGGGCCCGGTCACGTGGACGGGTTCGATCCGGCCGCCGCTGCGTGACCAGCAGGTCTACCCGAAGACCGGGTCCGGCCGCATCCGCACCTGGATCGGTGTCGGCGGCAGCCCCGAGTCGGTGGTCCGCGCCGCCCAGTACGGCCTGCCGCTGGTGCTGGCGATCATCGGCGGGGCGCCCGCCCGGTTCGCGCCCTACACCGACCTGTACCGGCGTGCCCTCAACGAACTCGAACAGGAACCGCAGCCGATCGCAGTGCACTGCCCCGGGTTCGTCGCCGCCACCGACCGGGAAGCCGTCGACATCCTGTGGCCGCACGCCCGCCGCAACCTCGACCGGATCGGCCGTGAGCGCGGCTGGCCGCCGGCGACCCGGTCCCGTTTCGAGGCCGACGTCACCGAGGGCGCCTGGCACGTCGGCTCCCCGGAGACCGTGGCCCAGAAGATCGCCGCGACGGTCAAGGCGCTGGAGGTCGACCGTTTCGACCTGAAATACTCACACGGCCCCCTCCCCACCGAACACCTGACCAGGTGCATCGAGCTGTACGCCACCGAGGTCATCCCCCGGGTCCGCGAGCTGCTGGCCTGA
- a CDS encoding MFS transporter, with amino-acid sequence MTVAARPATYREVFAEPSFRTLFAARTFAISATSLQIFALSVLVYTTTESPLLSAVAFGAGFLPQFAGGLLLGSLTDRLRPRPLIVAGYAVEALLSVVLGLADLPVGSALALVAAIACFTPVFNGAAAKVIAERLTGDAYVLGRAVSSMSSSFAQLLGLAGGGVAVAALGARHALLLAAAFFLVAAVIVQLFLPATATPRAVLSGADATAGSAVASRSADSSGPAVASRGGDSPDSAVASSGVDSAGSAVASPGVDSAGSAVASSGVDSPDSSASVAAETRPDGRRRNAVRDSWTGATAMLADPTIRRLLLAQWLPSAFVVGAEALLIAYSADRGLPPGAGAVLMAGPAVGMLIGDLIVGRFVRPIWRERLSGPLVLLLGAPLLLLPADPPLPLTAALLVLSGTGFAYSLGLQRAFLESAPEHRVGQLFALLSTGLMALQGVGPLLSGAVAELTTPATAIAAAGAATMLVAATTRRPR; translated from the coding sequence ATGACCGTCGCCGCCCGCCCGGCCACCTACCGTGAGGTGTTCGCGGAACCGAGTTTCCGCACCCTGTTCGCCGCCCGCACGTTCGCCATCAGCGCCACCTCGCTGCAGATCTTCGCGCTCTCCGTGCTCGTCTACACGACCACCGAGTCGCCGCTGCTCAGCGCGGTCGCGTTCGGCGCCGGATTCCTCCCGCAGTTCGCCGGTGGCCTGCTGCTCGGCTCGCTGACCGACCGGCTCCGCCCGCGTCCGCTGATCGTCGCCGGATACGCCGTCGAAGCGCTGCTCTCGGTCGTCCTCGGCCTCGCCGACCTGCCGGTCGGGTCGGCCCTGGCCCTGGTCGCGGCCATCGCCTGCTTCACCCCGGTCTTCAACGGCGCGGCCGCTAAGGTGATCGCCGAACGCCTGACCGGCGACGCCTACGTTCTGGGTCGTGCCGTCTCCAGCATGTCCTCCTCGTTCGCCCAGCTTCTGGGCCTGGCCGGTGGCGGCGTCGCGGTGGCCGCCCTGGGTGCCCGCCACGCCCTGCTGCTGGCCGCCGCGTTCTTCCTGGTCGCCGCCGTGATCGTCCAGCTGTTCCTGCCCGCGACCGCCACACCACGCGCCGTCCTCTCCGGAGCCGACGCGACCGCCGGTTCGGCCGTCGCCTCCCGTAGTGCTGATTCGTCCGGTCCGGCCGTCGCCTCCCGGGGCGGCGATTCGCCAGATTCGGCTGTCGCTTCCTCGGGCGTCGATTCGGCCGGTTCGGCTGTCGCTTCCCCGGGTGTCGATTCGGCCGGTTCGGCGGTCGCTTCCTCGGGCGTCGATTCGCCCGATTCGTCGGCATCCGTTGCGGCGGAGACGCGGCCGGACGGGCGTCGGAGGAACGCCGTCCGGGACAGCTGGACCGGCGCCACGGCGATGCTGGCCGACCCCACGATCCGCCGCCTGTTGCTCGCCCAATGGCTGCCGTCCGCGTTCGTGGTCGGCGCCGAAGCCCTGCTGATCGCCTACAGCGCGGATCGTGGTCTCCCGCCGGGCGCCGGAGCGGTGCTGATGGCCGGCCCGGCGGTCGGCATGCTCATCGGAGACCTGATCGTCGGCCGCTTCGTCCGCCCGATCTGGCGGGAACGCCTGTCCGGCCCACTGGTGCTGCTCCTGGGCGCCCCGCTGCTACTGCTCCCGGCCGACCCGCCGCTACCGTTGACGGCAGCCCTGCTGGTCCTGTCCGGCACCGGCTTCGCGTACAGCCTCGGACTCCAGCGAGCTTTCCTGGAGTCCGCCCCCGAACATCGGGTGGGTCAACTGTTCGCCCTGCTCTCGACGGGTTTGATGGCCCTGCAGGGGGTGGGTCCGCTACTGTCCGGCGCGGTGGCCGAATTGACCACCCCGGCCACCGCGATCGCCGCCGCCGGTGCGGCGACGATGCTGGTGGCGGCGACGACGAGAAGACCCCGCTAG
- a CDS encoding ArsR/SmtB family transcription factor, with translation MRFEVGAEDLLRTRFALSPVFELQNVMRALAGPHNRGIPEAWLGRLRGPFARVRAADPAVDAVLALHTPTSGATFLCPPPGRIGQTIADDLAALRSAPVAAARAEIEFYLERRPDTGDAARAVLTGADVLERLAGAFAAAWSAVLAADWPRMRLLCERDVVYRAAELGRDGWAAALAGLHPKVRWRDGGIDTSGRTTDTIPLGGDGLLLIPSVFIWPEIAVYGDEPWPKAIVYPARGVATLLESEPAAAPEHLAALLGRSRALLLDSLGDAASTSQLARAFGMAPGAVGDHLAVLLRSGLVERARSGRSVLYRRTALGDSFLEGGSSAISNL, from the coding sequence ATGCGGTTCGAGGTGGGCGCGGAGGATCTGCTGCGGACCAGGTTCGCGCTGTCGCCGGTGTTCGAGCTGCAGAACGTGATGCGGGCGCTGGCCGGGCCGCACAACCGGGGCATTCCGGAGGCCTGGCTGGGGCGGCTGCGCGGGCCGTTCGCGCGGGTGCGGGCGGCGGATCCGGCGGTGGACGCGGTTCTCGCGTTGCACACGCCGACGTCGGGGGCGACGTTCCTGTGCCCGCCGCCGGGGCGGATCGGGCAGACCATCGCCGACGATCTGGCCGCGCTGCGGTCGGCTCCGGTCGCCGCCGCCCGGGCCGAGATCGAGTTCTACCTGGAACGGCGGCCGGACACCGGGGACGCGGCGCGGGCCGTGCTGACCGGAGCGGACGTGTTGGAGCGGCTGGCCGGGGCGTTCGCGGCGGCGTGGTCGGCGGTGCTGGCCGCCGACTGGCCGAGGATGCGGCTGCTGTGCGAGCGTGACGTCGTCTACCGGGCGGCTGAGCTGGGGCGCGACGGGTGGGCGGCGGCACTGGCCGGGCTGCATCCGAAGGTGCGGTGGCGCGACGGCGGCATCGACACGTCCGGGCGGACCACCGACACGATTCCGCTGGGTGGGGACGGGCTGCTGCTGATCCCGTCGGTGTTCATCTGGCCGGAGATCGCCGTCTACGGTGACGAGCCGTGGCCGAAGGCGATCGTCTACCCGGCGCGCGGGGTGGCGACGCTGCTGGAGAGCGAACCGGCGGCGGCGCCGGAGCATCTGGCAGCGCTGCTCGGGCGGTCGCGGGCGCTGCTGCTGGATTCGCTGGGCGACGCGGCGAGCACCAGTCAGCTGGCACGAGCGTTCGGGATGGCACCCGGCGCGGTCGGCGATCACCTGGCGGTGCTGCTGCGGTCGGGGCTGGTGGAGCGGGCCCGGTCGGGACGGTCAGTGCTCTACCGACGGACGGCTCTCGGCGATTCCTTCCTCGAGGGAGGTTCCTCCGCCATTTCTAACCTATAG